TGGAGGATTAATTCTTGCAGCTATTTCTTCCTTGGCGATGCAACTCATCAACCATTGGTCCATGACAGCGGCCCTGCTCATGTTGGGGTGCGCGGTCTTTCGTGGCCTCGGTTTAGGAGGCTGCACATTAATGGCTCTCTCCGCCGGGTATGAGGTGTTAAGTGCTGAGAAGTCCGCAACGGTTGCCGCACACACGAGGCTGGCCCTCCAATGCGGTGGTGGTCTTGGTGCTGCTGTGGTAGGTATTTGGCCGGGTTCTTCCTGGTCCTTAGGCGCAGCAACGTGCGGCTTTTCCCTCCTAGGGGCGGTCTTCGCTTTCTCGCTGTTGCTCCGGCAGTCACGGACCCCGGTGGTGGCGTAGGGTGCAGGCATGGAAAGCCCGAGTACTGAGGGCACAGTTTTTGCCCGACGCCTCAAACATTCGCGCATGGATAACAAACTCACCCAAGCCAGGTTGGCTGCGGGAATCTGTTCCCCTAGTGCAATATCTCGGTGGAAATCAGGGCAGGGAATCCCGGATGCAGAGGTAATTGGAGCGCTCGCTGATCGGTTGGAAATAGATCCCTCGGTACTCACCGGACGGGGGTTTGATCCCCGATTTGCGGAATCTTCGGAGAGTTTCGCTGAGCTCATCCACACCGTGTTTGGCGAGGGGAATGGCGCTCCGGAGTCACATATGACGCAGTGGATTGGGATGTTTAAGGAGCTTCTGTCTGTGGTGGATCCGTGGAATGGGGGAGCTGATCCTCGCCGGATTATTGATGCTTTGGCGGTAGATCCACTCACTGAATTAACCCCGGTGACGTGGGAGAGTGCTGAACTTTTAGAAGCTTTAGTGGCGCTGGCTGAGGATCAGAGATTAGCTCAGGTCGAAAGACTTAGTGAGGTCCTGGGATGGACCACGGATGCGCCGCAGGTTCTTCGCCGCCTCGCTGTGGAAATAGCAGTAGGGATGTTAGTTCTCATGAAGATGCCGCTAGCCGCCTGGGAGGTAGTTTCCACAGCGTCATTACCTGACATCACTATGACAACTTTCTTCCTTCTGACCTTGAGCAGCAAAGAAGCTAGAGATCTTCCACCGGTGGCTGATCACCGAAGCAGTAGAGATACCGCTTTCAGTATTCTTGCTGAGCTTTTGAACTTGCCTCCGGAGAATCACGATCTGGCGCTAAGGGCGGTAGCCATCGCGTGTCCGCAAGACGCCCTAGTAAAAGGGATCATCAGGCAGATGAGGGAAGAGAACTAAAAGAAGAGAACTAAAACAAGTATGAGGTTTCTCCTTCATCCATCTTGCAATCTCACAGGTGGACGGGTATAGTCGCACGATGTTCCCCCGTCGATGGCGGTGGGAGTCTGACACCGCCTTCTCCTGAACACTGAGTGATCAGCGAGAATGACGAAAGTCTGGACATGTCGGAAGGGCCCCGGAAAGAGCCCCGTTTTTGTCATGTTTAGGGTTTTGTGTGACGGGAATTAACTGAAACTTTGATGACAACCTCTTGAAAAAGGACGGTTCATGCCAACTATCCAGCAGCTGGTCCGAAAGGGCCGCCATAATAAGTCCGCGAAGGTCTCCACCGCGGCGCTGAAGGGTTCTCCTCAGCGACGTGGCGTGTGCACCCGTGTTTACACCACCTCCCCGAAGAAGCCGAACTCCGCGTTGCGGAAGCTTGCTCGTGTTCGTTTGACCACCGGTATTGAGGTTTCTGCATACATTCCGGGTGAAGGCCACAACCTGCAGGAGCACTCCATGGTGCTGGTTCGTGGAGGCCGTGTAAAGGACCTTCCTGGTGTCCGCTACAAGATCGTCCGTGGCACCCTTGATACCCAGGGTGTGAAGGATCGCAAGCAGGCTCGTTCCCGCTACGGTGCGAAGAAGGAGAAGTAATCAATGCGTAAATCTGCAGCTCCGAAGCGTCCCGTTGTCAAGGATCCGGTCTACAGCTCTGAGTTAGTCACCCAGCTGGTGAACAAAGTTCTTAAAGACGGTAAGAAGTCCACCGCCGAGCGTATTGTTTATGGCGCGTTGGAAAAGTGCCGTGAGAAGACCGGAACTGACCCAGTAGGCACCCTGGAGAAGGCTCTGGGCAATATCCGTCCGGATCTTGAAGTTCGCTCCCGCCGTGTGGGTGGCGCTACCTACCAGGTCCCGGTTGAGGTTCGCCCCGGCCGCGCCAACACCCTGGCTCTGCGCTGGTTGGTAAC
This genomic interval from Corynebacterium poyangense contains the following:
- a CDS encoding helix-turn-helix domain-containing protein, whose translation is MESPSTEGTVFARRLKHSRMDNKLTQARLAAGICSPSAISRWKSGQGIPDAEVIGALADRLEIDPSVLTGRGFDPRFAESSESFAELIHTVFGEGNGAPESHMTQWIGMFKELLSVVDPWNGGADPRRIIDALAVDPLTELTPVTWESAELLEALVALAEDQRLAQVERLSEVLGWTTDAPQVLRRLAVEIAVGMLVLMKMPLAAWEVVSTASLPDITMTTFFLLTLSSKEARDLPPVADHRSSRDTAFSILAELLNLPPENHDLALRAVAIACPQDALVKGIIRQMREEN
- the rpsL gene encoding 30S ribosomal protein S12 produces the protein MPTIQQLVRKGRHNKSAKVSTAALKGSPQRRGVCTRVYTTSPKKPNSALRKLARVRLTTGIEVSAYIPGEGHNLQEHSMVLVRGGRVKDLPGVRYKIVRGTLDTQGVKDRKQARSRYGAKKEK
- the rpsG gene encoding 30S ribosomal protein S7; protein product: MRKSAAPKRPVVKDPVYSSELVTQLVNKVLKDGKKSTAERIVYGALEKCREKTGTDPVGTLEKALGNIRPDLEVRSRRVGGATYQVPVEVRPGRANTLALRWLVTFTRQRRENTMMERLANEILDASNGLGASVKRREDTHKMAEANRAFSHYRW